Proteins from a single region of Euleptes europaea isolate rEulEur1 chromosome 21, rEulEur1.hap1, whole genome shotgun sequence:
- the BRI3 gene encoding brain protein I3, translating to MDSKPLLQDRPPAYSPAAHEYGQGGYGTIPAPQPGFQPPPPYGYPTGSAAAYAVPPGPPPHNYPNTTYTIIQQPPTASVVVVGGCPACRVGVLEDTFTCLGVLCAIVFFPIGILFCLALRQRRCPNCGATFG from the exons ATGGACAGCAAGCCCCTCCTGCAAGACAGACCCCCGGCTTACAGCCCGGCCGCCCACGAGTACGGGCAGGGGGGCTACGGGACCATCCCCGCTCCCCAACCGGGCTTCCAGCCGCCTCCGCCCTACGGGTACCCCACCGGTTCTGCTGCAG CCTACGCGGTCCCTCCAGGTCCTCCTCCGCATAACTACCCCAACACCACGTACACAATAATCCAGCAACCTCCCACCGCCTCGGTTGTCGTAGTTGGCGGCTGCCCTGCTTGCAG AGTTGGAGTCCTGGAAGACACTTTCACCTGCCTCGGCGTCCTGTGTGCTATCGTATTTTTCCCCATCGGCATTCTTTTCTGCCTCGCGTTGAGGCAACGGAGATGTCCCAACTGCGGGGCGACGTTCGGTTAA